A section of the Verrucomicrobium sp. GAS474 genome encodes:
- a CDS encoding LacI family DNA-binding transcriptional regulator, whose translation MISHFTSSTSGLVTLRDIAKRLNVSHATVSLALRDHPRISAKRREEVQKIAKEMGYRPDPMLAALAEYRHQKSPVPVVSGMAWITRWNRAERTSLLARSEIRAYWKGAFAEAEAQGYRLEEVAWDETCSPARMEQILATRGIQAILLPPHEREHDWAGFDWNHFSAVCVGQGFALPLHKIDANYIHDGILAMESIRARGYKRVGFVGQWRTQQTGHDRPATGYTSQLAYLNYSGTMLAQGEMSPESVMPPFWISEGAAPAEVQERFVDWLRANRPDAILSAAPGIRDMLRLVGLEAPRDIGLAAMNVNDGTSDAGICPQMETIGQVAVRTLISLVRLRKKGFPPYGITSVIEGKWVDGESLPPKN comes from the coding sequence ATGATCTCACATTTCACTTCTTCCACCAGCGGCTTAGTAACTCTTCGAGACATCGCCAAGCGGCTCAACGTTTCCCACGCCACGGTCTCCCTGGCCCTGAGAGACCATCCCCGGATCTCCGCGAAGCGACGGGAGGAAGTTCAGAAAATCGCCAAGGAGATGGGCTATCGCCCCGATCCGATGCTCGCGGCCCTGGCCGAATACCGGCACCAGAAGTCGCCCGTCCCCGTCGTTTCCGGCATGGCATGGATCACCCGCTGGAACCGCGCCGAGCGGACCAGCCTCCTCGCCCGTTCCGAGATCCGCGCCTACTGGAAGGGTGCGTTCGCCGAGGCCGAGGCCCAGGGCTACCGCCTCGAGGAAGTCGCCTGGGACGAGACCTGTTCCCCCGCCCGGATGGAGCAGATCCTCGCCACGCGGGGCATCCAGGCGATCCTCCTGCCGCCGCACGAGCGGGAGCATGATTGGGCGGGCTTCGACTGGAACCACTTCTCCGCCGTCTGCGTCGGCCAGGGCTTCGCCCTTCCGCTCCACAAGATCGACGCGAACTACATCCACGACGGCATCCTCGCCATGGAATCGATCCGGGCGCGGGGTTACAAGCGGGTCGGCTTCGTCGGCCAGTGGCGGACGCAGCAGACGGGGCACGATCGCCCGGCCACCGGCTACACCTCCCAGCTGGCCTACCTGAATTACTCCGGCACGATGCTGGCGCAGGGAGAGATGAGTCCCGAATCGGTCATGCCTCCCTTCTGGATTTCCGAGGGGGCCGCGCCCGCCGAGGTGCAGGAACGCTTCGTCGATTGGCTCCGGGCGAACCGGCCCGACGCGATCCTCTCCGCCGCTCCCGGCATCCGGGACATGCTTCGCCTCGTCGGCCTCGAAGCGCCCCGCGACATCGGCCTGGCGGCGATGAACGTCAACGACGGGACCTCCGACGCCGGGATTTGCCCCCAGATGGAGACGATCGGGCAGGTGGCGGTCCGGACGCTGATCTCCCTGGTCCGGCTGCGGAAGAAGGGCTTCCCCCCCTACGGCATCACCTCGGTGATCGAGGGCAAGTGGGTCGACGGGGAATCGCTCCCGCCGAAGAATTAG